The Gloeocapsa sp. DLM2.Bin57 genome includes the window AATAACTGGAGATTGATTTTAATGCCCAAAAATAATTATTTCTAACTATTGAACCACCTTTTTTATAAGTTGGTACATCTGATTGTGATATGTATAAGATATTATCCTTTAACCAAGCTTTCATATATAATAAGTATATTAAGTAGAGCAAAAGATCTAAGTTAACCCAAAGTATTAAACCTAGGAGCTTGTTTACTTGTGTTAGAACAATTAGCAGTGACAATTTTAGCAGAAAATACCACCAGGAAGAGAGGTTTATTGGGAGAACATGGCTTGTCAGTTTTGATAGAAGCAGATTCTTATAAAATTCTCTTTGACACTGGTCAAGGATTGACTTTGGAGCATAATGCACAACAATTAGGAATTTCCCTCAATAACTTAGAGGCGATCGCCCTTAGTCACGGTCACTATGACCATACAGGAGGGTTATTAAGTCTGTTGGAACAAGCAACTGAGACCGATTTATTCCTTCATCCTGCCGCACTTCAAACAAAATATAGTCCTAGTGGCAATATTGGTTCTCCCATCTGTGATGAACAACTCTTAAAAGCCAAAGTCCGCCGTCTGATTTGGACAGAAAACCCCACAGAAATAAGACCTGGAGTATATCTAAGTGGAACAATTCCCCGTCGTCATCCTCTAGAAGATACAGGGGGGTTATTTTGGTGTGATAGTGAACATAAATCTCTAGACCACCTCAGAGATGATCAAGCCATGTTTTTAGAAAGTCCCTTGGGTTGGGTTGTGTTATTGGGTTGTGCTCATTCTGGAGTTATTAACACTCTCGATTATATCGCTCAAATTACAGGCACTAGTGAATTTTATGCGGTGTTAGGAGGAATGCATCTGCTTAGAGCAAGCAATCAACGCTTAGAGTCAACTCTAGAAGCTTTAGAGAAATATAAGGTACAGAAACTAGGACCTAATCACTGTACCGGAGTAAAAGCCATAGCTGCTTTAGGGAATAAATTTGGCGATCGCTGTATAGATTGTACCGTAGGAACTCGCTGGCAATTTGACTAAATATTTTGTTGTAAATGCCAACATTCTTGAGCGATCGCCCAATCTTCTTCGGTGTGAATCACCAGGATACGTACAGCAGAATCAGGAGTAGAGATATCTACATCTTCAGGTCGATCGTTATTTTTAGTTGTATCTAGCTTTAAACCGAGAAAATCCCACCCCTCACAAGCTTTTTCTCTCACTAGAGTGGAGTTTTCCCCAATTCCTGCGGTAAAGACTAAAACGTCTAAACCTCCTAAACTAGTAAGCATTCCGCCGATGTGATATTTAAGACGGTGAATGTACATCTCAAAAGCGAGACTAGCGCGTTGGTTTCCCTCTTCCATCGCACTAACAATTGCTCTTAAATCAGCAGAGATACCCGAAACACCTTTAAAACCAGATTCTTTGTTTAACATTTGGTTGAGTTGATCTGCTGTATAACCATGTTCCCGCATGAGATAGATCAAGATAGCAGGATCAATTGAACCACTACGCGCACCCATCATTAAGCCTTCTAGGGGAGTAAAACCCATAGTAGTGTTAATGCCAATTCCACCGTCGATCGCTGCTAGAGATGCACCATTACCAAGATGACAGGTAATAATTTTTAAAGATTCTAGAGGTTTCCCGAGAATTTCCGCGGCTTTTCCCGCACAATATTTATGACTAATCCCGTGGAAACCATAACGACGGATTCCTTGTTCATACCATTGGTAGGGTATGGGGTAAACAGCGGCTTTACTGGGTATTTTAGCGTGAAAAGCGGTGTCAAAGACCGCGCATTGAGGAACGCAACCCAATACCTGCTCAATGGCGTTAATTCCTTCTAAATGAGCGGGATTATGAGCAGGAGCCAGGGGTATTAAATTAGTAATCGCTTCCTTAACGGGAGGGGTAATGATTACCGCTGCGGAGTATTCTGAGCCACCATGTACGACTCTATGTCCCACTATGTCGATTTGGGCAAGGTTATCTAAGACTTTGCTTTCTCCCTCTACTAGAGTATTGAGCATGGTAGCGATTCCTGCCACGCGATCGCCTGAAGCTAATTGGATTTCTTGTTTAGTAGAAGGGGTTTTAACCTTAAGGATACCGTGACCTTCTGCTACTGTCCAATCTATACTAGCAGACCACAAAGGAGAGGGGGGATGTTCTGGTAAATTA containing:
- a CDS encoding acetate kinase, with the translated sequence MKVLVLNAGSSSQKSCLYELPTSNLPEHPPSPLWSASIDWTVAEGHGILKVKTPSTKQEIQLASGDRVAGIATMLNTLVEGESKVLDNLAQIDIVGHRVVHGGSEYSAAVIITPPVKEAITNLIPLAPAHNPAHLEGINAIEQVLGCVPQCAVFDTAFHAKIPSKAAVYPIPYQWYEQGIRRYGFHGISHKYCAGKAAEILGKPLESLKIITCHLGNGASLAAIDGGIGINTTMGFTPLEGLMMGARSGSIDPAILIYLMREHGYTADQLNQMLNKESGFKGVSGISADLRAIVSAMEEGNQRASLAFEMYIHRLKYHIGGMLTSLGGLDVLVFTAGIGENSTLVREKACEGWDFLGLKLDTTKNNDRPEDVDISTPDSAVRILVIHTEEDWAIAQECWHLQQNI
- a CDS encoding MBL fold metallo-hydrolase translates to MLEQLAVTILAENTTRKRGLLGEHGLSVLIEADSYKILFDTGQGLTLEHNAQQLGISLNNLEAIALSHGHYDHTGGLLSLLEQATETDLFLHPAALQTKYSPSGNIGSPICDEQLLKAKVRRLIWTENPTEIRPGVYLSGTIPRRHPLEDTGGLFWCDSEHKSLDHLRDDQAMFLESPLGWVVLLGCAHSGVINTLDYIAQITGTSEFYAVLGGMHLLRASNQRLESTLEALEKYKVQKLGPNHCTGVKAIAALGNKFGDRCIDCTVGTRWQFD